From the genome of Lepus europaeus isolate LE1 chromosome 23, mLepTim1.pri, whole genome shotgun sequence:
TCCTGTGCTAGCAATTAAAATGgggaaatttttacaaaaatttttttaagatttatttatttatttgaaaatcagagttaaacacagagagaaggaggcagagagagagagagagaaagaggtgttacatctgctggttcactccccagatggccgcaacggcttgagttgcttgggccatcttgtattgcctttccaggccatggcagagagctggatcagaagtggagcagccaggacatgaaccagcgcccatatgggatgccagcactgcaggcgacggctttacccgctctgccacagtgccagccccacaaaaatgttttaagtccATTTAAGAATAGTGGTAACTCCATTGTATGATAGCAGAAAgacattttttatgaaaaatagctACGCTGTCCAAAACAGAAACAATTAAGAAGATTGTCGCCGTTCTATGCGTTAGTGAATCTCTTGTGCTCTTGTGTCTGGTTCACTAGAAGGGATCTGGCTTTTCCTAGCTGCTTCCATTCATCTGTCCTGCCATGTTGGTCCAGATGAGGTGTGAGGACAGCCTGGCCCCACGGGAGGCAGTGCCTTCCCTGTTAGTTGCAACGTGGAATCTGAAACTGTATCGATGGTGCTGTTACATTAGCAATCCTGTCTTGCCTTTGAGTAGCTCCTTTGCTTGATGTGATTTTGCAACATCTTGCTTGATCATTTGGGAAGTATTGGCTCACTGGGTTAGGCAGGTTTTCCAAATACTGGCACATGCTATTACATGGTCTATATATCTTGTTAAAATCCATGTGTTCATATCACCACCAGTCTTGTCAGAAAAGCCTTTAAGGATGGAGAAAGCCATCTAGTTTGTGGTGGCTCATGGAAGTTTTTCAAAATTCTGACTCTCATCTGAAAAttcaaattctgtcatttgcagccaGTGCTGCCAGTCAGCCTTCTCGGGGACAGGTGAGCTTCTTCCGTCTTTAAGAACATGGGTCAGTACCCAGACTTTCTCAGTCTTTCAAGAAGCAACGGTGTCTGTGGAGAAGGTGGCCAGGGGAGCGTGCAGCCTGAGTGCTTTTCCTcccctggctgtgtcctgggtgtgCAGGCGGAAGCCTCGTGTGCTGCTTCCTGTCTTGTCATACGCGGTGTGGAGAGCACGTGAGCCTGGAGGTTGAGCTCTTCATGAAGTTCATTTTTAATGCCTCTGTGGCCACCACTAGTCCAGCGACTCCTGAGACATCATGGGGCCATGATGGTGCCAAGGAACCAGTCGTCTCCCAGCTCCAGCGCAGTGTAAATGGCGGCTGTGTTCCTGTTCTGAagacagttttgttttgctttttttgaaagatttatttatttatttttgaaagagttagaaagagggagagacggaaagaccttccatctgtaggttcatttctcaaatggctgcgtcagccagcagtgggccaggctgaagccaggagctcgatccaggtctcctacgttggtggcagggacccaaacacttgggccatcatcttgtgctgcttttcccaggccattagcagggagttggatcagaagtagaatactGGGggcaagaaccagcacccatatgggatgccagcattgtaggcggcagctttgcctgcgATACCATGGCGCCGACCCTGAAGACACTTTTATCCTCCCTTGCACAGTCTCGGGGACCTTGGAGTCCTTGGACTATACTTTGATACCCACCAGTAAAGCACAGCCTTGGCCCTACGTCGGTCTGGGCCTGGCTGACGCCTCACTTCCTTCAGTTCTTTTCCAAATATAAGGCCTTCCCTGACCTCCATATTTAAGATTAGCTCCCCTTCCCCCTGGCGCTGGCCCTCCTCGCCTTACCTTTCCTGGTTCTCTAGTTCAGGACGGCCTGGAGTCTGACTTGTCTTGCTCAGTATCATGTTCCTCGTGTTGAGAGCAGTAGTACCCGGCACTGGGAGCTAGTGGCCTGGTAGGAATCTGAGTGAGTGGAGTGCCTGGGCCCGTTTTCTGGTGTCTCCCAGCCAGCCCAGGCTTGTTGCCCTTGACCTGGTCCCCTGGGACCAGTTCTTGCTCCTCGCTGACTGATCCTGTTCTCGCCACCCTTCAGCCAGTGCTGCCCCATACCGCCGTGTGCCTTGTGTGTGGCGAGGCGGGGAAGGAGGACACggtagaggaggaagaaggcaagTTTAACCTCATGCTCATGGAGTGCTCCATTTGCAACGAGATCATCCACCCTGGATGCCTTAAGGTGAGCAGCCCCTGGGGCTCTGGTGGTGCTGCTGagcagccctccccagggcctctAGTAGAAGCAGAGGGGTGAGGCTGTCAGACCCGCAGGCAGTGTGGAAGATTCCTGGAAGCCGCTGAGTCTGAGGAAGTCTGTCAGTTGATGAGCCCAGGGAGGAGAGGTCGGGAGCAGTTCATGCCCCCCCTGCCTCTGGAGGAACTGAGCACCaccaccccctgctgccccctcacCACCCCGACTGCTCAGAACTGTGGGGGCGTCCCCATGTCTCAGCAGGCAGAAGACGTGGGCTCCAGGTTCCCATCTGGGCCCTAGAAGACTCGAGGCAgtgccctggctcctgtcttttggGACAACAAGGCCTAGCCAGGGAGGGCCAGTGGTTGCCATCTCTGCCTTCATGTCCAGAGCAGGGCTGCCTTCTCCCAGTGACCCCTGTGCTGTGCCTGCCTGCCACGGGCAGCTGGTTCCCTTCTGAAAGGAAGAGGGAGCTCTGGGCTGGCACGTGCCTTCTGCCCCAAGAGAATGTGGTCAGGTCACGGGTGTCTCACAGAGACCCCCTGGGCCTGCCCAGGGTGAAGCTTTAGCTCTGCGGGCCACCACTTGCCCTTGGTGGTGACTATGGGTGTCTGCTTTGACCCTTACTCCTCTGTCACCCATGCGCACAGACACACCGCTGGGAAGTCAGCCCTTCCATTGTGATTGGTTACTGCTCCTCCAGCTCAGGCGCCCCCTGAGCCATGCAGCTGGCTCCCAGGACTGTGCAGCCACGTACAGGGTCCTCCTGTGTGCTGGGAGCCCCTAACTTGTAGAGTGGATGAGGGTGCCAGCCCGTGGGGATCACTCAGCCAGTCGGAAGCAGGAGGGTCCGTGTTTGAACCTGGCCTGAATCCAGAGCCGTCCCCATCAAGCAGCTCTGGACCGCTGCCTTCAGGGCAGAGGTGGCCCCGGGGTGAGGATGGAGTGTTCCAGGTATGGCCACCTCTGAGGCCCTCCCCTGCTGACGAGTCCCCGTGTGTCCTTCCCAGATTAAGGAGTCAGAGGGTGTGGTCAACGACGAGCTTCCCAACTGCTGGGAGTGTCCGAAGTGTAACCACGCCGGCAAGACCGGGAAAGTGAGTGCCGGCCTCCAGGCCCCCGGTcagtgggagtggggtgggccTGGGCCTCATCAGGCTGGCGGGGTGCGGCAGGAAGGGCAAGTCCAAGATATACAGTTGGTttgttccttctccctttttgGCCTACAAGCAAAAGCGTGGCCCTGGCTTTAAGTACGCCTCCAacctgcctggctccctgctcaagGAGCAGAAGATGAACCGGGACAACAAGGAAGGGCAGGAGCCTGCCAAGCGGAGGAGTGAATGTGAGGAGGCGCCCCGGCGCAGGTCGGACGAGCACCCCAAGAAGGTGACCCCAGACGGTATCCTGCGCCGGAAGTCGGACGACGTGCACCTGAGGAGGAAGCGGAAGTATGAGAAGCCCCAGGAGCTGAGTGGACGAAAGCGAGTACGGAGGGGCTTGGGCGGGGGGGTCCGGCTGGTCCCAGACGCaggtgggggaggtgtggtgtgagCAGCAGGTCCTGGCCTCCTGCCGCCCTGGGTAGCTCACCTGAGTCCTGAGAGCCTGGCCCGGAGGAAAGGGGAAACCAGCGAGTCACTCCTCTTCCCACACCCTTTAGGCCTCGACGCTGCAGACGTCGCCCGGCTCCTCCTCTCACCTCTCGCCGAGGCCCCCTCTCGGCAGCAGCCTCAGCCCTTGGTGGAGATCCAGTCTCACTTACTTCCAGCAGCAGGTGCTCCCGTGCCCCGCCCTCCCGAGGCCTGGGGCCTTGCGAGTCCCGCCCCACGGGTCCCACAGCCAGTTGCCAGACTCCCTGCGGCTCAGGCCCAGGCACATTCTGGCGCACTGCCCGCCCCAGGCGGAACAAAGCTGAGACTGCCTCTGGGAAGTCCAGGGGACCTCCCAGGATCCTGGTGGCCCTGCTGGTGCCTACTGGCCTTGCTGTCACCAGCCACAAGGTGGCGCCTAGAGTCTCGACaagctctggccctggctcccagAGCCCTAGTGCCATGAGTGCGGGGagcgggaggaggtggggagggggggtcaCTTGGGTGGGACGacagccctcctctgctgcttccagctTCCCCCTTGAAACACGGGCAGGGCCCACCCTCTGGCAGTCGGAGGTGTGGGGAGGCCCCCCTGCTCTGGtcttgggggggggtggggggtagggaggcccccctgctctgctcttggggggggcagggaggtgtggggggccctgctctgctcttgggcagggaggtgggggggtgttGGGGAAGGTGTGGGGAggccgcccccctcccctgctctgctcttgggggggcagggaggtggggggtgtTGGGGAAGGTGTAGggaggcctcctccctcccctgctctgctCTTGTTGTGGGGGGTGTTGGGGAAGGAGGGGACCAAGTTCCACGGCCCTGGGAGCAAGCTctgcctcctttctttcctctcacAGCTAAAACCTGGCAAAGAAGACAAGCTTTTCAGGAAAAAGGTACCGTGCGCTCTCCCTCCTGGGCCGTCAGAGCTCCAGGAAGTGCCCTGGCCCACAGCCCTTGGCAGAGTTGGAGGCTTTGGGTGGGCACTAGCCGAGGCCCCGGGCTGACCTGCACTCCCCCTCCCCTTGACAGCGGAGGTCCTGGAAGAACACGGAGGACCGGATGGCCAGCAAGCCCCTGCGGCGCTTCAAGCAGGAACCAGAGGACGATCTGCCCGAGGCGCCCCCTAAGACCAGGGAGAGTGACCACTCGCGCTCCAGCTCCCCCATGGCCGGGCCCAGCACGGAGGCGGCCGAGGGCccagaggagaagaagaaggtgaAGATGCGCCGGAAACGGCGGCTCCCCAACAAGGAGCTGAGCAAGGAGCTGAGCAAGGAGCTGAACCACGAGATCCAGAAGACGGAGAGCAGCCTGGCCCACGAGAACCACCAGCCCATCAAGTCGGAGCCAGAGAGCGAGCACGAGGAGCCCAAGCGGCCCCTGGGTCTCTGCGAGCGCCCCCACCGCTTCAGCAAAGGGCTCAATGGCGCCCCCCGGGAGCTGCGGCACCCGCTGGGGTCTGGCCTGCGCAGCCCGCCCCGCGTCATCTCCCGGCCGCCACCCTCTGTGTCCCCGCCCAAGTGCATCCAGATGGAGCGCCACGTGATCCGGCCGCCCCCCATCAGCCCCCCGCCCGACTCACTGCCCCTGGATGACGGGGCGGCCCATGTCATGCACAGGGAGGTGTGGATGGCCGTCTTCAGCTACCTCAGCCACCAAGacttatgtgtgtgcatgcgggTCTGCAGGACCTGGAACCGCTGGTAAGGGGCTGCCGACACCAGAGCTCCTGGCCAGGCTCGGGCTGCCGGGACGCCTGCGTTCCCTGTGCCCACTTGAGTTGCACGCTGTGGTCTTTCCTTCTAAGCCCCAGCTCAGCCTGATCCTGCTCTGTAAGGAGTTCAGGTGGCCGTGGCAGTCCTGTCAGTCTGGCTTGTTAGAGAGCTGGTGCCTGTTTGCTTTCCTGATTTAGCTCCCTGGAAGGTAAAGTAAGCACTGGTGGAGTCCTTGtcttttttaagagagagacagacagaaaatcttcagtctgctggttcactccccaaatgtctgctgagccaggctgagccaggctgaagccagaagcctggaactccatccaggtctcctgtgtgggtggcaggaaccaaggtgcttgggccatcacctgctgcctccatgttagcaggaagctagaatcagaagtggagccagacgCAAGCCCGGGCTCTCCGCCGTGGGATGTGTGCGTCCTGGGCGGCCAGCTTAAGCTGCATCCAGCCTCCAGTCCTTGTCTTGAAGGCGTTAGTGCGAGTGAGGAGCAGAGGCGCCAGTACTGCCTTTAGTACAGCTGGAGACTGGTAGCTTCTGGCCCTGGTCAAGTTGCTTACCCTCATGTATGAATGGGCGTGACTCCTGCCCCATGGCCGTTGTACAGAGGTGTGGCCCACAGGGCAGAGGAGAGCCTACAATTAATCCCTGATGGAGAGCAGGTGCCAGCATGTCCTGCTGGGAGCAGAGATGCCCACGTGTGGCGGGACGGGGGCTAAGCAGAAGAATCCAGAGAGCTGAGTTAAGGAGCTTCCCTGAGGCTGGTAGGTGGAGGCGAGTTCCAGCTGTGCAGGGGCTACCTCTGATCTGTCCCCCTGCTGGGCCCGGCCCCTAGGTGCTGCGATAAGCGGTTGTGGACCCGCATTGACCTGAACCACTGCAAGTCCATCACGCCCCTGATGCTGAGTGGCATCATCCGGCGACAGCCCGTCTCCCTCGACCTCAGCTGGACCAATATCTCCAAGAAGCAGCTAAGCTGGCTCATCAACCGGTTGCCTGGTGAGCCCCGGGACAGGGCCCCCAAGTGTGCAGTTGTGGTGGTGGAGCGTGTCACCTAACCTGCACCCCGTCTGTGCCCCCAGGGCTCCGAGACTTGGTGCTGTCAGGCTGCTCGTGGGTCGCGGTCTCAGCCCTCTGTAGTTCCAGTTGTCCACTGCTCCGGACCCTGGATGTCCAGTGGGTAGAAGGACTAAAGGATGCCCAGATGCGGGATCTCCTGTCCCCACCCACAGATAACAGGCCAGGTAAATCACCTGTTGGGGCCACGCCGGGGGGGTCCTGTTGGCGAGGGTTTGAACCACAGACTCCACATGTCTTTGTGGCTCCTTGGCCTCAGCTCTGTGCTAGAGGAGCTGGGGACGAACGCAAGCTGTATTCTTGGCGTGGACACGGAGGCTCCTTTGCCCAGGCCAAGACTCCACTCTGCGGGTCTTCACGAGCATCTGACTGCTGCTCTGCTAGCTCTGTTGTCTCCAAGCCTGTGCAGGTGTGGGGTTGCTGTGGCTGGACAGGGGCTGGCAGGGTGGTGCCTCCTGCTTAGGTGCCTGAGGGGGATGGGAGGCTGGACCGTCTGTGCCAGTCGGCTGAATGTTGCCGGCTGCGGTGTGGGCCCTGTTTCCAGATCTTCTGGTTTTTTCAAGAGAACccagaaattgatttttttgttccttttaaaaaaaatctttattattatttttatctgagagtgagaaagaggaggagaaagggaggtatcttccctctgctggttcgctccccaaatgcccaccacagccagattTAGGCCAGGCTGGaactaggagctgggaatccagctggggctctggggctggcagggaccccGTACTTGAAGAAATGTAGACTTGGCTGTGGAATCCTGAACGCTGAAGTTGTGGCTTTGGGGGGTGAGCACTTTATGGCTCAGTGAAATCCAGGTGCATCTGGGAGCCTCAAATCGGTGTGACCAGGTTGACAGtttgcctcctgcttcctgcccccaGGTCAGATGGACAATCGGAGCAAGCTCCGGAACATCGTGGAGCTGCGCCTGGCAGGCCTGGACATTACAGACGCGTCCTTGCGGCTTATCATCCGCCACATGCCCCTGCTCTCCAAGCTGCACCTCAGTTACTGTAATCACGTCACTGACCAGTCTATCAACCTGCT
Proteins encoded in this window:
- the KDM2B gene encoding lysine-specific demethylase 2B isoform X8, with protein sequence MSVKGCFTDFHIDFGGTSVWYHVFRGGKIFWLIPPTLHNLALYEEWVLSGKQSDIFLGDRVERCQRIELKQGYTFFIPSGWIHAVYTPVDSLVFGGNILHSFNVPMQLRIYEIEDRTRVQPKFRYPFYYEMCWYVLERYVYCVTQRSHLTQEYQRESMLTDAPRKPSIDGFSSDSWLEMEEESCEQQPQEEEKEEEEEEEGEGSDKAPRPPTEGPASPTSTPSEDQEAPGKKPKAPAMRFLKRTSSNESEESVKSTAMATDYPKTPTGSPSTEVSAKWTHLTEFELKGLKALVEKLESLPENKKCVPEGIEDPQALLEGVKNVLKEHADDDPSLAITGIPVVTWPKKTPKNRAVGRPKGKLGPASAVKLAANRTTAGARRRRTRCRKCEACLRTECGECHFCKDMKKFGGPGRMKQSCIMRQCIAPVLPHTAVCLVCGEAGKEDTVEEEEGKFNLMLMECSICNEIIHPGCLKIKESEGVVNDELPNCWECPKCNHAGKTGKAYKQKRGPGFKYASNLPGSLLKEQKMNRDNKEGQEPAKRRSECEEAPRRRSDEHPKKVTPDGILRRKSDDVHLRRKRKYEKPQELSGRKRASTLQTSPGSSSHLSPRPPLGSSLSPWWRSSLTYFQQQLKPGKEDKLFRKKRRSWKNTEDRMASKPLRRFKQEPEDDLPEAPPKTRESDHSRSSSPMAGPSTEAAEGPEEKKKVKMRRKRRLPNKELSKELSKELNHEIQKTESSLAHENHQPIKSEPESEHEEPKRPLGLCERPHRFSKGLNGAPRELRHPLGSGLRSPPRVISRPPPSVSPPKCIQMERHVIRPPPISPPPDSLPLDDGAAHVMHREVWMAVFSYLSHQDLCVCMRVCRTWNRWCCDKRLWTRIDLNHCKSITPLMLSGIIRRQPVSLDLSWTNISKKQLSWLINRLPGLRDLVLSGCSWVAVSALCSSSCPLLRTLDVQWVEGLKDAQMRDLLSPPTDNRPGQMDNRSKLRNIVELRLAGLDITDASLRLIIRHMPLLSKLHLSYCNHVTDQSINLLTAVGTTTRDSLTEINLSDCNKVTDQCLSFFKRCGNICHIDLRYCKQVTKEGCEQFIAEMSVSVQFGQVEEKLLQKLS